In Mangifera indica cultivar Alphonso chromosome 7, CATAS_Mindica_2.1, whole genome shotgun sequence, the genomic window CTAAATAATTTACACATGAGATCTTCAAATGAAAAGAGAAACTATATCTTTTTTGTCAAAGCGTACAGCCACAGAACAAGAAGAAGTAACAAAGCATggaaactaaaagaaaagacTCGAACACGGTAACAAAGGTCCACAAGAAGTCATCAATGGAGAAATCGAACCATCTGAAACTCTGATGCAAATTCCACCCGCttctgaaataagaaaaatcgaACTCGGGCCACCGAAAAAACCACGAGGAAAAGGAAAATTCGAACTCCGGCAACCGGAAATAAGACGCCGACCACCTTGCACACATATCTCTGGGAGCTTCTCTGAGATTCTCTGTCGCTTAGCCTTCAAGGCTTTTTCTAGCATTTACCAGACGAACAATTCCAAGTGGGATTTTTTTGTCTGCGTGTTATTGGGCTTTGTTTAAGTCCACGTGTCACGGTTAAGACTGACTTGATCAATTAGCCGatgatatatcaaaaaattctaaaaagttCGCAGATATTTTGGAATTTACAAAATTGACCCCATTTTTTTTGTTGTCATcacttagggggcgtttggtttgggtaatgtttgattactaaaatagaaatattaccttgaagatagattacttataagattactaggtatgaatgattactatgtttgataaaatttgataggtataaataattattgtgtttggttaaaggtaataaaagattactagtaaattattttacttaaatgtccttaaatataattatttttaaatattttttatattatttgtcatattaattaaaaataaatttatttttatctcaaaaaattaataaataataatttttctataataaactcaagattaccccagtaatctttaaatacgtaaggtgaaggtggtaatcagattaccacctatattacctgtcacgtcagcattgataatagaagattactgtaattttttattactgacaaaccaaacaagggaataaaagatagattaccaaggtaataataaattctcccaaccaaacgcacccttattgtcattttttttttttaatcaataatacttcattgatattatcatataaaataaactgaTTATTAAAAGTAAGAACAAACCACCTtggcttttctttttgtttgagtGGCTTGACCCTCCTATTCTATTTTGTATAATGGTTAATTAACGATTCATTTCATCTgcaaaaatcatttaatataaatcattttttctttgacTAAAAAGTCTCTTACTTAAAAATGGTACGAAAGAGAAAAAGTActaaattgattttgatttactaaaaaaaaatagtttctaTTTTACCAATTGTGACTTGCAACTACAAATTGATATTGAGTAGACATGAAGCAAAGTAAGAGCTCTCATTACAATTATCATTGTCTTCACCACCAACCACTTGTACTCTAATACTAGTAACACCAATTAAGTCTTATCAGGTAAGACAAATTATACAgttcacttaatcatatgataatatattaattggtTTATATCGGTTAATACCTactatttaaatacataatgtTACTCTTagtatttattcatattattattaagaattcAACTAAtgtaattcatttttattttgatctcTAATTCTAAAAGATAATTCGTTTGTAATTCATAAAAGTTTAACCTACGAAAACAATCAAGCTTCTTTGTTAATGACATGAGGGCATTACTTGTTGAGTTGAGTTAtgtaataatattcatttaacaCTATAATTGTCATTAAAGGACATTTGATTAACACTAAATCGAGAAATACCATGTTGTGTCATAATGAGATGACTCATGCAATACTCtaatatcaatatataataggGTCAACCTAAACATATAGATCcattaatttatattgttatagAAAGATAACATAATCTCTTCGTTATTGTCAAGTATAATATAACTCTTCTCGACTCAATCttacattttttctctataagGTCTCTTACTTAAAGAGTTtcatgaaaaattgttattataatagGAAGAAACACATCTCATGTTTTAATTGTCTTATCTCACTTAATGCTTAGTAAAATCACTAAATCTTGTATATGATTAACATTTGTCGATCTTTAGTTTTAACACAATGTTACAAAATTAAATCATGACACATGGCCTAAGGGATAACCCCATCCATATATGCTTTTTTAACTAATTGATCATTGTAGGATCACACTTAAGCTTTTCAATTACCATTccataaaagaatttttttaagcattattatatattgtatactAATTATTCTTTAGGTTTGTTGTGCTCTCATGTGGGTTGACTTTCAACTTTCACCATCTTTCATTGGGTTAAAGACAAAGACTCTTTTGGTCCAATTGggattaaattgattaaattttaaagtaaaggaggataatatatatatatatatatattatatggttgAGTATTATTagagagattttaaattaataataaagtaatatataatcatatgatgatatattatattatatgtgtatttatttattattaaaaatatatatacataacactaTTTATTACATAAACAGTATATATCAgatcatatatgtatatatttatttactaaaaaaatatacatatacactATTGCTTATTATATGAAGAGTATTAAATTTCGATTAAACTATTGAGTTAAATCAGATTACTTGATATGCTAACaccatattattaaaatttattataatttttttaattatattatattaacatttattaGTTTAACTGATGGATTGATCTATtgactaatattttaattgagcCAATTCTCAATTTGAGTTTTGGTTGAAACAAAACGGTccaaaagatttttctttttctagaaGTCTTTGATGTCATTAAACTCTACAAGCAATTGTATcaccaaattaataatttatccaATGTTAAGCTTTTCGTCACTTTCGTGTCTTGTTTGTGATCTTAAATCGTCCTTGTCTAGGCTTGGAATAGATGAAAGCTGTCATATTCACCACCCTAAAATGACGTACcaattttccttttataatGTGGAGATATAAATTCCCACGCAAGACTTGGTGGGTCAAATTGGCGTCTTCCCTTCAATTGTTGCATCCAACCCCGGCTTTCCAACTATGACATATTAGACGTGTTGGAGTTAAAGTTTTACATCAAATGAAtcgaattgaaattaaaaattatatttacgtGATCGTGAAAACTAGATGAATCGGTATTTATAGGTTAATTTATGACCTAATTGAGTAAACTATGCCAATTCACAATCATATAACGTCAATAAACACATAACTAAAATTcagaacataaatttaaatattttataaaaaaaaatgtaacgtTGTTGTACCACTAATGTCATTGTGAAGTGttacatatattaatttatttaaagaatattGATTTCTTGAGTTCATCATTATTCTAACCGATTAGATTAGATTAGGTCAAATACAAGTCCAgtaattaaaatattgtatttttatttttataaaataagtcaaatttaaattgacttAAACATTTAAGATTGCGGTAGTATAAACATAATCAaaagttaaattgttttaaaGTCGAGTTTAAACATAAACTTGTccatctcaatttttttttttgtatttagtCTAACcttaaatgagtaatattatacgcataaataatatgcataattttatataaagacaatgagatattattatatgattaaataattttaaattaaatataaaataatatttaattatataaaaatatatcattatttatatacaaaattgttCACAAATCACCCCGAGTCTCTCCATGCTTGGACTGGACTCAGATGAAATTCAGTCCCCTTCCTCGGTATATTCTCCTCTCCTCTGCTTGAACAATATTAAAGGTAATAATAATGGGCCTTAAATGAGCCATAAGTTAGCCATATGGGCCTTGAGCAAAACGGTCCAGTACAGAAGACTCAAATTGAATGGGCCAGGTGGAACATTCGggaaaatcgaaaccctaaccctagaTTCCTCACCCCTGCCATTGCACGTGAAATGCAGCTGACCGAGAACTCGAATAAAGGGTGCGCCGCAATGATCCTATCACtacaaaatacatattatttcaTCCTAGCCGTCCAATCTCTTGACACGTCATCAATCCGCGTGAACCCTGCGTTTCAGCGGCTCAGATCACAGTTGCAGAAACTACTGGTACAACGAACGAACAAGCTCCTATCCTCGCCTCTCTTCCCCtgttttgcaaaatttttcctagaaaaaatttaaaattttctcgaGAAAGTTTGTTCAAGCTTTCGACAtggaggaagagaagaaaattcaaCTCGAAACTGAAGAAAAGGAAGATATAATTCTTTCGAGTGAAGGAAGTGAAGAAGATGCTGAGACAGAGACAAAGGACGGtgcagaggaagaagaagacggAGATAACGATGACGACGAAGATGGCgacgatgatgatgacgacGACGATGGAGAAGACGAAGAGGAAGTAGATGACGACGATGAAGTGCAGGTTTTGCACTCAACTAGTGGACCGCCGGTTCATTCAGCTGACGATGAGGAAGacgatgacgatgatgatgacgacGAGGATGATGACGGTGAGGGAGACGACGACGACGATGACGATGAcgacgatgatgatgaagacGGTGAAGAAGAGGTATAAAAAATCTGCTTAAATTTTGTGCTTAATCTATGCttagtttattttttgattaatatttttggaGATTTGCTTGTGTAAATATATCAGATCTGCTTGATTATACCTTGATTTTGTGGTAAATATGaccaaaaaattgaatgatctctattttatacatattgCAGTTTCAGATCTGTATATTTTTGGCCTGCCTGTATGATTCATGAGATGTAATTAAGAAATATGATCAGATCTAGAGATCTGTAAAAATAACAGTTGTCCTGATTGTTGTGTCTGTAAGTTTGAAAGTCAGCGGCTTGATTTTTCTTTGTATTATGTTAGTAGTTGCAGGGTATGATGGATAAATTGAATGGACAACTTTATTGCCTAATTTTTTAGTGCTTTAGTTATAGTCTATACGAAGGCAGTTGGGTTCCTTCATATTCTTCTTTTGACCTTTAGTTGCAGGGTCTTGTTATTCAATTATAAGGGCTTAAGGCTTTTTATTGTATTCGCGTTACAAGTCGTTTTTCCTTCAGAAATTTTACTGTAAATCAGAtttattttcaaagaaattttcattttttatttttcttcattattttttatgcatgGTCCCTTGTATCTggttcttcttattttatccaTGGATTTATTGGACATTATTTATTAACCCCTTTTTGTAGGATACATACAggtatattcttattttaagCCTTCCGTCAGGTTGGATTCTGTCTTCTGTTCGTGTTAAATTGCAAGATGGTTTTCCTTTAGAAATTTGACTGTAAATCAGATTtactttcaaagaaaattttagtttttttttctccattatttttttgtattgtcCCGTATGGCTGGTTTTTCTCATTTCATCCATGGATTTGTTTGACATTATTTAATAATCCGTTCTTATAAGATACATACAAGTATACTCTTCTTTTAACCTTTCTTTAAGGTCGAATTCAGTCTTCTGTTCATGTTGTTCAATGGTTACGGTTTAATgctttttattgtattaaaattacaaGTTGTTTTTCCTTCAGAAATTTTACCGTGAATCAGAtttattttcaaagaaatttttagttttatatttatttatcaattttttttttttgcatggtCCCTTATAAGTGGTTTATCTTATTTCATCCATGGATCCTGTTCCTACAAGATACCTACACATATATTCTTCTTTTAAGCTTTCTGTAAGGTTGGATCTGGTTTTCTGTTGGTGTTATTCAATGATTAGGGTTTACCGCCTTTGTTGTATACACATTACAAGTTGGttttcctttcaaaattttactgTAAATCAGGtttattttcaaagaaattttcagcttttatatttattcattactTACTTATGCATGTCCCTTgtaactgttttttttttttttaatttcatctatGGATTTATTTGGTGTTATTTATTATCGTATTCTAAGAAGATACACACATGtatatttatgtttgaattcaatttcatttgcattCCCAACTGATTCAAGCTTTTGAGGTTGCTGTCACTCTGATGATAATATTGAGCCTAATATATTGATCATTAACTTGTTAATGCTTGTGTTATGATTGAATCTGTCCGCATGTTTAGTGTCAATTTACCTATAAGTATATATCTATATGTAGGAGGATCTGGGAACCGAATACCTTGTCCGGCCAGTAGGTCGTGCTGAAGATGAGGAAGATGCCAGTGATTTTGAACCAGAAGAGAACGGTGATGATGAAGAAATcaatgaagaagatgaggatgatGAGGGTGCCGGAAAGGTTGAGGCTCCACCTAAAAGGAAACGAACAGATAGGGATGATTCGGACAATGATGACGATGATGGTGGAGAGGATGATGAGAGACCATCCAAGCGATAGGGCTTGGCCCCGTTGTGGTTTGAGGACTGACCATTGACATATAGGTCAATCTCTGTCCCTCTATCTTAAAACCATCTTCCTCTCTGTAGAAAGAAGGATAGGATTGTGATTTTCGGTCCTGTATTATCATCTTGATTACTGTTTAGGTTATATGTTCATCTGGGTAATGCATAGTTATGTTGCGGTTTCTGAAAACTATTTGATACATCTGGTTTAGAATTTGTGTAAGTTATGGTTCTTAGATAAGTTGTacactcttaaaaattttctattaggttTACTGCAGATTTCTAGATGggatttttgtgctttttaaCTTCCTATAAATTCTCATATGCTATAGGATGATCTGCCATTATATCATTAGatggtataattatttattttatttaggatGTAAAATCTTCGTTGCCTTACCCGCCAGCTCTTGCGGCTAGAATGGGTTACGGGCTCCAAGTTTGGACTGTTGAATGAGCCCGTTATTATGGCAGTAATTTAACAAGCAAGAACAAAATTTGCCAAAAATTTGAACGGTGGCAGTACGAAAAGCATTTTCCCTGTTTTGCGAAACGTAAAATAATGCTACATACGTGAAGAATAAAGCGGAAATTATTTTTATCGTTTTGTCCCCGTTAATTGCTTCCAGCGGGTAATGGGTCCCGTCAATGCAGATGCTTTGATTTTTGACATTTCGGTGCATTGTATTACCATATTGCCCTTGTAATGGCATTGACGGCATGATATTCTTTATAGTCGAGGCTCTCGTCAGTgcatgtatttatttgtattcttttatataGCCTCCACTTACCGCAATAGTGTCGTGATATCATACTAACCAGGTCTTCCGTTCATCGCTTAACAGGTGGCATTTTCTGGGCAGTTTTGgtgaggaaaagaaaatgacagaCGTTGACTCGTCGCACAGGCTGGTCGTGCCTGGGCAATAGCAATTAATCTGGGCCAGTTTCAGAACATAGTTGAACCAAGAGAGAGATCCAATTTTTATGCCATATGAAATTGTTCAAGGCCTTGCTCTAATCACTTCACCCCCAACACAAGGATGTTACAATTAACATGGATAGTTAACAAGCATCACTGCATCAAGGATATTAGTGGATTAGCAAAGGCAGCTGAGACTTGACTTGGTGTTAGATTCAAATGAGACGGAGTttcagtaaaaaaaataattttaatttgagttcgaGTCAAAGCAAATTGAACTTCATTGTTAAGCTGAGTAATCTGTTtagatttaattgaatttgaatttaatctgaAAAAACTCTGAAAGAATAATGCAAGGATAGAGTGCTGCGTATGGAGGGTTGGATTTGGAATTTCATTGGCATTGGAAACACCGGTGTCGGTGAGATTCAGCAATGCAAGACGCGCTGCAAATATTGACGACAGCTCATTGGCCAGGATCTCGTGACGCGTGTCTCATCACCCCATTGATGGTCATTCCCTATGCTCGCACATACCTTATCCTTCCGCTATCTATCCTTGTTTgtctaaataaaaaacaatgacTTAAAACCTCTACTTAGTATTGATGACTATGTCACAAATTCAAAGCTCATCTCATTAGTCTTACAAGGAATTGATATAAATGCTACCAATTAAAACAATGTTTCAACAACAGGATCAGATCATTCTATCTGATTGGGAATcattaacaaatttgatttgaatcataATTAAGTTCTATTTTAATCACCATAAccaattaattttgtattaaaccaaataaattgtatttgaCACAATTCAACTATTTGTTGAACCAGTCAATCTCCAGACTAATTCATCGATCGGAGCAAAACGCCTCTTCACAGGTAGACTTATCATTTTGGTTCACAACTACTTCAATCATAATAAAGCTTTAGAATAAAAACCAAAGAAAGAGAGGGAAAGAGACATTGAAGCCGGTAGGCTGCCACGTCATTATCTCACATCTACCCCTCACAACAAATTATCAAACCAAAAACCATTATTCCATGCCACGCATCCGTATCATTCTCATCCACAATCACGCCCCTGAAATCTCAATCCAACGCCGTAAAAGCATCTGGGACccaactaataaaaaaatttcataatcaaagTTAGCAGGAGCGCCACTTTTCATAAATGGTAACAAACACACGTCTTTCCCAACCAAAATCTTTGCATTAAGAGCAGTTATTGATAGACTCTGATCAAATCTCGCCCGTCGATTCATTTACTCAGATTTGGATCAGATCTGATCAGAATTCGAAGAAGTGTCAGTGAAATGCACGTCGGTTTAGTAGTGTTCTTTTGATTTGCCAAAAAATGACGATCTCTAGTCCTGTCACTCCCGGCCAGGTGCCAATGCGTCGCCGTTTTGTGCTTCGTTTTGCTTCCAGATCTCACTCAATTACAGTTAAACATCTGTTTAATGAATTGCAGGTCTCGTTTTTCATTGGAACAGTCTCCGTGTTTGCAGCATGGGTTTATTCAGAATATTTGGAGTACAAAAAGAATTTATTGCCGAGCAAAGTGTAAGTTCAACAGTTTGGATCGTTTAATTGAAATAAACGTTgtcttttttgtattttttactGAATTTATGAGTTCTGTTAGTAGACACTCTGATGTCAGTTTGGATGAATTGGGAGTTGGAGATGGGACGGTGAAGGAAGATGACAAAGCAGTTCTTCTAGAGGGCGGAGGATTGCAGTCAGCGTCTCCGAAAGCTCGGAGTTTGTCTGCATCTTCTCCTATCTTCaggtttttattgttttaatagcGTGGATTCTTCACGTGCTTGATtgattattagtttatttttagcTTATGTAGATTGTATTTGTTTAGATTTCTTCTGATGGAAGAGGCATTCTTGATTGAAAATCGTCTCACGCTTAGAGCTATGTAAGTTGGTTAGTTCACTGagttacatttaattttttttattgttttcttgcAGTTGTTTATAGTAAGTGCTAGCAATTAGATTGTGATTCACCTTTCTTTTCGTTGTTTCTCTGTAACAGATCTGAATTTGGTTTGCTTTTGGCTTACTTTTACATCTGTGACCGGACTGATGTCTTTGGGTCAGCAAAAAAGGTAACTTTGAAGAGTTTAACTTATCATTTTTTTGTCCCAATCTTTAGCGTGAGAGTTCAATAGTTGTTGTTAGTTCTTGTGAttggaaaattttagttatctGAGGAATATGAAGTTGTGAATCAATATAAATGTTAAGTTTTAAACACTCAACAAGAATAATCAACATGATCTTTTCAATTCAATGTAGTAACTCTGTTAGATGTGTTTGAATTTGtgtttatatgaaattttgagTACTTCACAATTATTAGCCAGTCAccttttggatttattttattccttttattttttttttaatttttattttacattctTTCCTTAACCTAAGCCATCATCTGTCTGTGCAGAGTTACAATCGGGATCTTTTCTTATTTCTCTACTTCCTTCTCATCATAGTCTCTGCAATAACTTCTTTCAAGATACATCATGATAAGTCACCATTCTCGGGGAAATCCATACTCTATTTGAATAGACATCAAACTGAGGAGTGGAAGGGTTGGATGCAGGTTTG contains:
- the LOC123221838 gene encoding uncharacterized protein LOC123221838, giving the protein MCARWSASYFRLPEFEFSFSSWFFRWPEFDFSYFRSGWNLHQSFRWFDFSIDDFLWTFVTVFESFLLVSMLCYFFLFCGCTL
- the LOC123221342 gene encoding phosphopantothenoylcysteine decarboxylase subunit VHS3-like, whose protein sequence is MEEEKKIQLETEEKEDIILSSEGSEEDAETETKDGAEEEEDGDNDDDEDGDDDDDDDDGEDEEEVDDDDEVQVLHSTSGPPVHSADDEEDDDDDDDDEDDDGEGDDDDDDDDDDDDEDGEEEEDLGTEYLVRPVGRAEDEEDASDFEPEENGDDEEINEEDEDDEGAGKVEAPPKRKRTDRDDSDNDDDDGGEDDERPSKR